DNA sequence from the Candidatus Eisenbacteria bacterium genome:
TCCGCATGGCCCAGATGACATATCCGTACACCGCCTTTTTTAATGTCATGGCCGGAATGGCGTCGGGATCGCTGCCGCGGCCGGGTTTGCACATGAGCAGCAGATTCCGGACGGGAAGTTGATCTGCCGAGAGTGAAGGCTGCACGTAGGGGAAGTCTGTCTTCATATATCCCCACCTGTCCCACACGAGGGCTCGCTCAAACCCGTCCATGCTGTCATCCCGCTCATAAGATTTAAAAGGATCGTTCATCTCAGCAATGATGTAGTCCCATCCACCGTGTCCCGCAGAGATGCTGTCCCGATGCAGGACCGATTCGGTCCATTGCAGCAGCTGGGATCCCAACCCGCTTCTTCTAAGGGATGACGATACAACAAGGAACTCGATGACCCCGACATTGGCTCCGGCCAGGTAATCGATGATGGATCCGGCGACAGGAATGCCGTTCTCCAGATAGAGGAGAATGTGGTAATTGTTCCTCTGATACCAGCCGTCGGCCTTGAGCGAAATATAGCGCTCCATGTTCTCGAGGGATTCCCGCTCATTCGCGTCCGGGAATTCGGCGATATAAATGGATGCGTAAAACTGGCGGAGGAGTCCGATATCCGCCGCTTCAGTAGAGACTTCCAGTTTCTCGAAAGAATGTTTGCTCATCGCTGTGCCTTCATAGTGTCATCGTTGCGATAGATATAACAGGCTATCGTCACGCCGGCAAGAGCACAAATCCGCCTGTCTCAGAAGGCATCACCGGTCAAGAATGAATCAGCTCTTCCTAACATTCTTCCGTGTGAGCCAAAGCCCGCTTAATGTCCTCGCTCACCGCATCAGCGAAATTGATAACTTCCACAGGTGTGCGCCATGCTGAGCTTTGTTTGGGAATAACGAGTCGCGCACTGATAATCTCCTGGTCGGAGCGCTTGAACCGCGCGATCTCAGCATCAAAAATTTCCAGTATTTGTTCAGGGAACAGCGCTGTGGCGAATCGGTAATAACCGTCCTTGCCGTAATCTTTGTCTCTGGCGCAAAGAAGAACATGGTGCAGTGCCTTGCGAACCAGGCAGTGCTGCAAAAAGTCGAGACTCTTGCCCGGAGCCAAATTGGCATGTTCGAAGAACGGAATAACCATTCCCGGGGTGAGTTCCGCAGGCGGGACGCCTTTCGAGTCAGTCTGTTCCAGCATCAGCCAGACGTACGCAGTGCTATAGAAGGCATCGTCGGTATTCGGCAAGGGCTCGAGTCCGCCTGCCAACAGGCCCGTCTCTTCGCACGGCAAGTACAGGGCAACCTCTTTGGGGTCACGGAATACATCACGGAAGAGTTCATGCTCACGCAGCTCGGCAAAGAAATCATCAGCGCCGGGTTTGACGATAAGCGCGTTTGTGAGCCTGCTTGGTCTTCCGCGCTCAAGGCGGATCCCGGTTTTGCGCGTGAATGTCCTCCAGGTTGATCTTGGAAGTATGAGGGGGAGCGAATTCGCTTCATCCCCAAACGCCGCCTGCAGTACCACGAATCGACCTTTCTCCCGCATCATCTGGGCAGTACTCACCGATGGGCCCCACGCAAGCCAGCAGAATTCGATGAAGTAGTGGAGATCATCCAGCTTGTTCATCTTATCCTTGCGGACCAGATTACCGTAGCTTCTTACCAGCGGCGGCCAGTTCGCATCCAACCTGGTGATGAGGCCGGTAACCAACCTCAGCGGCGCAACAAACGCATGACGGATCGACAGCGGCTTGCCGAGCAGGTTGGAAGGCTGCGCGGCCTGGCTTCGTGCAACGGGGATCTCTCGCAGTCTCGGAATTGCGCCGGTCACCTCTGACGTCAGCTGGAATACATCATCCATCGTATATGAGTCAGGTTCAGGCATCGCATTGCGAAATTCGATCACAAATTTCTCTCGCCGCCTTTCCTGTTCCACTTTGCTCAAGGCTGTCACTCCCTCGACGATATCATCATAGGTGGGAAGATATCCAATGCCCAGGGTTTGGCTGTCACGATCAATAGGGTCAAGTCGTGTTTGTGGCGCGAGGTCATTGAGAGTATGCACGAGTTTCAGCATGTATGGATCGATGGCGAAGGCCGGTCCGTATCTTTCTATGCTATGGGTATTTTTCAACAGGTAATGGGCGGGGTCATATGGACGAAAATCCGGTGATAAGAACACGGGCAGAATCGGGAGATTTTCTCTTTCTCTCCGGTCGAGTGCGATATTCATTTCCATAACAACAAAATCGCGCGTCATTGACAAGGGAGACGAAAAAATCACAAAAAGGTCGCAACGCAGGAGCCTCTCTCGTATAATTTCCATGAACAGCATGGCTGGATGAATCCCTTCATCATACCAGATCCTAAAACCATGCCTGTGGATCATTTCCAAATCATCGAAAACGATATCCTCATCATACTGGTCGCCCTGAACCGGACGATCTTCCGGCCGCCGATGGGCGTAGCTCACAAAGATAAATGGATCATTCCCGTCATAGGGCGTGAATTCTGGCTTGCGTGGCATACAACCTCCTGGTCTGGAAACCGCCTCAAGAAAACGTGTAAGACTTTAGGCCTGTGCAGCAGGAAGGGGGTGGAAGTCTGCCCGTTTTCACATATTCTCCAGGGGCATCGAGGAGCAGATCCGGGTCTCGGGGATGGATAGCTCCGGACTCATCCCAGATGCTGAGGTCATCTTCCAGAAGCCTCTCTACCAGCGTCGTTGTGGCGCCCACTCGGTTTGCTACCATTTGCCGCTCAGGCTTGATGGAGATTATCAGGAATCGAGATAGAATTTCCACCGCCGCCCTGTGCTGCGCCGGCGCTGCGCGGGAGAGGCCCCAGTTTGCCAATGCGATTCGGCGGTCCCCATGGTAAACTCATCTCGTCAACGTCAAGTATCCGATGCTCCCGTATAAATGATCATTGTGCCCGCGGGGGACTTCATCATGGGCGACGGAGCGTCCTACTGCGGAGCGAACGAACGCGAGGTTACCCTGACGCGCGATTTCCATCTGGGCCAGCACCAAGTCACAAACCAGGAATACATGGAGATGGTTCAGTGGGCGTATGGCAACGGCTATGTGACGGCCACGACCGCTTCGCTGCGGGACAATCTGGACGGAAGCGCTCAGGAACTGCTGGACCTCGATAATGTCAACTGCGAGATCCAATTTAATGGAGCGGGAACGTTCTATCTTCGAGAATCCCCCTCAAGCTATGCACAGAGTGCTTATCCCGGGGGATACGATCCGGCGAATCACCCGGTCATGATGGTGACCTGGTTCGGAGCCGCACGTTTTTGCGATTGGCTGAGCTTGCAGGAAGATTTGCCCCGTGCCTATGAGCACAATGGCGATTGGTCATGCAACAGCGGGGATCCCTATGGGGCGCGAGGCTACCGCCTGGCGACGGATGTCGAGTGGGAATACGCGGCGCAGTGGAACGATGAGCGGATATATCCTTGGGGCAATGAGTACCCTGATTGCAGCCGGGCCAATTTCCGCCAGTATTTTGATGACTTCTGTGTGGGCTGGACCACACCCGTCGGGACCTATGCCGATGCGCCGGAAGCGTTGGGTCTTTCGGACATGGGAATCTGTTGGATTGGTGCAATGATTGGTTTGTGTGCAGCCTGGGATCGGATCCGGTGACCGACCCGACGGGCCCCTCAAGCGGGACCACCCGCATGCTTCGTGGTGGTTCTTGGTTGGTCTATATCAGCAGCATGCAGTGCGCTAATCGGGTCTATTACGTGCCGACCACCGCTGCCGTCAGCTTTGGTTTTCGGGTTACCAGAACTGTCGACACGTCCCATACGGACGGTAATCCAGACTGGAATCACCCTGGGCTGGTTCTTTGGAGTATTCAACCCAACCCGTTCACCACCTCCACGCGGATCACTTACACGGTTCCGAATGAGGCAAGCGGAAAGCCTGCGCTGCTCAGCGTCTACGACATCACCGGCCGTTTGGTGCGTCTAATAAACGGCACCGTCCAACCTGCTGGACAATACAGTGTGCGCTGGAATGGGGACGACGACTCAGGACGCGGCGCGGCGGCGGGGATGTACTTCCTCAGGCTCGAGGTTGGCGCAACGATCTCCACCAGACCCATGCTGATAGTACGCTAATCGAGCGGGTCAGGTTCGATTGAGGATTTAATGTGGCTGGGGCTGGATTCGAACCAACGACCATGGCATTGAGACCCGACGGATCTCAGGGGGCCGCTTTGAACCGGCGGGCGACCTCGCCCCAGTTGACCAGATTCCAAAAGGCCGCTATATAATCCGGCCGCCGGTTCTGGTAGTTCAGGTAGTAGGCGTGTTCCCACACGTCGAGGCAGAGGATCGGCGTCATACCCTCAGAGAGCGGAGAATCTTGGTTGGGCGTGGAAGAGACCACCAGGCCGCCGTCTGATTTGCGCGACAGCCAAGCCCAGCCGCTGCCGAACCGCGTTTTGGCGGCCGTCTCGAACTGTTGCCTGAAGGAATCGAATTGGCCGAAAACGGCTTCGATCGCGGTCAGTAGGGCGCCCTGCGGGGAGCCGCCAGCATTGGGGCCTATCACGGTCCAGAACAGCGAATGGTTGGCGTGTCCGCCGGCGTTGTTGCGAATCGCGGTCTGGATCGTCTCGGGCACCGCGCTGAGGTCCGAGATCAGTTGCTCGGCCGATTTCAGTTTCAGTTCAGGATGTTTTTCCAGGGCGGCCAGCGCATTGTTGATGTACGCCTGATGGTGTTTTGTGTGATGAATCTCCATCGTTTTGGCGTCGATATGAGGTTCAAGGTCACCATAATCGTAACCGAGTTTTGGAAGTTCCCAGGACATAACCGTCTCCTTTTCATTCTATCAGCGTTCGGCCTTGTCGTTTCTTTGAAGCGAATGTCAACTAGTACCAAAATGGTACCTATAAAACCAAACATACACGAACACCCCAG
Encoded proteins:
- a CDS encoding superoxide dismutase; amino-acid sequence: MSWELPKLGYDYGDLEPHIDAKTMEIHHTKHHQAYINNALAALEKHPELKLKSAEQLISDLSAVPETIQTAIRNNAGGHANHSLFWTVIGPNAGGSPQGALLTAIEAVFGQFDSFRQQFETAAKTRFGSGWAWLSRKSDGGLVVSSTPNQDSPLSEGMTPILCLDVWEHAYYLNYQNRRPDYIAAFWNLVNWGEVARRFKAAP
- a CDS encoding toll/interleukin-1 receptor domain-containing protein — protein: MPRKPEFTPYDGNDPFIFVSYAHRRPEDRPVQGDQYDEDIVFDDLEMIHRHGFRIWYDEGIHPAMLFMEIIRERLLRCDLFVIFSSPLSMTRDFVVMEMNIALDRRERENLPILPVFLSPDFRPYDPAHYLLKNTHSIERYGPAFAIDPYMLKLVHTLNDLAPQTRLDPIDRDSQTLGIGYLPTYDDIVEGVTALSKVEQERRREKFVIEFRNAMPEPDSYTMDDVFQLTSEVTGAIPRLREIPVARSQAAQPSNLLGKPLSIRHAFVAPLRLVTGLITRLDANWPPLVRSYGNLVRKDKMNKLDDLHYFIEFCWLAWGPSVSTAQMMREKGRFVVLQAAFGDEANSLPLILPRSTWRTFTRKTGIRLERGRPSRLTNALIVKPGADDFFAELREHELFRDVFRDPKEVALYLPCEETGLLAGGLEPLPNTDDAFYSTAYVWLMLEQTDSKGVPPAELTPGMVIPFFEHANLAPGKSLDFLQHCLVRKALHHVLLCARDKDYGKDGYYRFATALFPEQILEIFDAEIARFKRSDQEIISARLVIPKQSSAWRTPVEVINFADAVSEDIKRALAHTEEC
- a CDS encoding T9SS type A sorting domain-containing protein yields the protein MCSLGSDPVTDPTGPSSGTTRMLRGGSWLVYISSMQCANRVYYVPTTAAVSFGFRVTRTVDTSHTDGNPDWNHPGLVLWSIQPNPFTTSTRITYTVPNEASGKPALLSVYDITGRLVRLINGTVQPAGQYSVRWNGDDDSGRGAAAGMYFLRLEVGATISTRPMLIVR
- a CDS encoding formylglycine-generating enzyme family protein, whose amino-acid sequence is MIIVPAGDFIMGDGASYCGANEREVTLTRDFHLGQHQVTNQEYMEMVQWAYGNGYVTATTASLRDNLDGSAQELLDLDNVNCEIQFNGAGTFYLRESPSSYAQSAYPGGYDPANHPVMMVTWFGAARFCDWLSLQEDLPRAYEHNGDWSCNSGDPYGARGYRLATDVEWEYAAQWNDERIYPWGNEYPDCSRANFRQYFDDFCVGWTTPVGTYADAPEALGLSDMGICWIGAMIGLCAAWDRIR